TTCAGGGTCGAGCCCGAAAACTTCTACCTCGTCGATCTCCCCGGCTACGGGTACGCCCGCTGCTCCAAGACAGAACGCGACAAATGGGCGGCGCTCATCACCAGATACCTGCAGAACAACTCGCGCCTTTTCGGCGTCGTCGCACTTCTGGACTCCCGCCTTCCCCCGCAGGCCCTGGACATCGACCTGATCAACTACATCAAATCCCTCGGCATAGAGGTTTTCCCCGTGCTGACCAAGGCCGACAAATGCAAACAGCCTGTCCGAAAATCTAGCCAAGCGGCATGGCAACGTCTTTTAGGTACGCAAAATCCGCCCATGTTGATTTCGAGTCATTCCGGCATGAACATCGACAAGCTCTGGCAGTTTTTTCTGGACCGATTCGCCGCAGTGCACAGCGGTTCATAGCACGGAAGTGCAGATTGAATACGCAATTATTTCCATTTTGAACAGTTTTTTATACCCCTTAATCCTAAAAAAACCTTACGATATCATGCCACTTTATCTTAATAAGCGTGCAGCATGACCGCAGCATGCCGTGTCTTTTCAGAATGAGCGGGCGCACTGTTTCCCCGTATCGCCGAAAAGCCCTGCAACTTCCGTCGCAGACAGCCTGCACGACTGCAGCACCGTGTCGATGACGGTGGCGCAGGCAATCGTCCCGACCCCGAAGGCTGTCCTGCAGTCGAATGCAATGGACATCGGGGGCGGATTGTTGCGGAACGGCCGCCTCGGGGTTTTCGCGGGACCCCGGCGGACGAACAGCTTGACCGATGCGAAGGCCGGAGCATAGGAAGGTCCTCGCATCGCGAAGACACGGCACACCACCCTACAGCCCAGGCAAGGAGAGACTCTCATGGCAGTTTACGTGGCGGAACACCCCCTGATCAGGCACAAACTCGGGCTTATGCGCAAACACGACATCAGCACCAAGAATTTTCGGGAGCTCGCCTCGGAAATCGCCAGACTGCTGACCTACGAAGCCACCAAGGACCTGGAAACGGAAAAGAAGATCACCCAGGGATGGGCCGGCCCGGTGGAGGTCGACGTCATCAAGGGCAAGAAGATCACCGTGGTGCCGATCCTGCGCGCAGGGCTCGGCATGCAGGACGGCGTGCTGGATCTGGTTCCCGGCGCCAAGGTCAGCGTGGTCGGATTTTACCGCAACGAGGAGACCCTGCAGCCCGTTGAGTACTACGTAAAGCTGGCCAAGAACATCAACAAGCGCATGGCCATCATCCTCGACCCCATGCTTGCCACGGGCGGGACCCTCGACGCCACCATCCGCTGTCTGAAGAACGCCGGCTGCACGAGCATCCGGGGCCTGTTCCTGGTGGCCGCACCCGAAGGGCTCAAACGCATCACCGAGGCTCACCCCGACGTGGACATCTACGTCGCGGCCGTGGACGAGCGGCTGAACGAGAACGGCTACATCCTGCCAGGCCTCGGCGACGCCGGGGACAAGATTTTCGGCACGAAATGATGCTCGGGCGAAACGCCCTGACGGATATCGACGCAACGAAAAACGCCCGGTCCAGCCGGGCGTTTCTCATTTTTTCCAAGGCGGAATGAAGCTAGGCCTGTGCGGCGAGCCAGTCCAGGGCGGCTTTCAGGTCGAGGCTGCCGGCGTAGATGGCCTTGCCGGTCACGATTCCGGCCAGCCCCTTCTCGCGCAGGGGGAAGACGGCCTGCACGTCCTGCAGGGTGGAAATGCCGCCGGCGATGAGCACCGGCATCCGCG
This window of the Desulfomicrobium escambiense DSM 10707 genome carries:
- the yihA gene encoding ribosome biogenesis GTP-binding protein YihA/YsxC, with product MPSTVILEKTVYTIDQLGEMPLPQLALAGRSNVGKSSLLNKLTGRKNLAKTSSTPGKTRSLNFFRVEPENFYLVDLPGYGYARCSKTERDKWAALITRYLQNNSRLFGVVALLDSRLPPQALDIDLINYIKSLGIEVFPVLTKADKCKQPVRKSSQAAWQRLLGTQNPPMLISSHSGMNIDKLWQFFLDRFAAVHSGS
- the upp gene encoding uracil phosphoribosyltransferase encodes the protein MAVYVAEHPLIRHKLGLMRKHDISTKNFRELASEIARLLTYEATKDLETEKKITQGWAGPVEVDVIKGKKITVVPILRAGLGMQDGVLDLVPGAKVSVVGFYRNEETLQPVEYYVKLAKNINKRMAIILDPMLATGGTLDATIRCLKNAGCTSIRGLFLVAAPEGLKRITEAHPDVDIYVAAVDERLNENGYILPGLGDAGDKIFGTK